The Polyangiaceae bacterium genomic sequence TGGCCCCGGGCGCGGACGCGCTGATCGTGGAGGCCGGGGCCGACGCGCGCGTCGCCTCCCCCCTCGATCGTGACAAGCGACGCTTGGGTGCGGCTATCGACCAGATCGTCGCCCGCGACGTGGAAGGTCGCCTGGGCCGCGCTATCGCTTTGGCGACGGATCGACTTCGCCAACTGCCAGGTGACAAGCGGGTGGTCGTCATCACCGACGGTGCCCTGGCGGATCCCCAGGCCTTGACGAACACGACCTTTCCCCTGGATTTGCTGCGGATCGGTGAAGGCAAGGACAACAGCGCCATCGTACGCATCGACGTGCGAGACGGGCGCAATCCCGTCACCAGGAAGGAGGAGGTCCAGGTATTCACCTCGGTGGCGCACTACGGCGCCAGCCCACGCGAGGTGTTCGTCACCCTTCGTATGAAGGATGTGAAAGAGCCTCTAGCTTCGCGCAAGCTGACCCTCTCGCCCGGGCAGAAGGCCCCTGTGGTGCTCTCCTTCGAGCCTACCGTCCAGGACCGGGACGCGGGCCTGATAGTGGAGCTGTCCCCGCGAGACGCGCTGCCCGCCGACGACGTGGCCTTTGGAAGGGTGCCGGCGGGGCGACGGCTGCCAGTGGTCCTGTCTCCCGCCGATGGCAGCCCCTGGATGAAACGAGCATTACTCGCGGACCCGGACGTCGAGCTCTCGGGGGTCGACCTGGACAAGCTGCCGAGTGCCGGGGTGCCCGCAGACGCCCTGGTAGTGGTCGATGGGGCGTGCCCATCCGCGCTGCCTGGTGGCGACGTGGTCATCCTCAACCCCAAGCCTGGGAAGTGTCGGACCGCCGTCATTGGGGAGCCTCTGAAGAGCCCCGCCATCACTTCCTGGACCCAGTCGGACCCCCGACTGCGCTTCCTGACCTTGGACGGAGTAGCGATCGAAAGCGCGCGCAAGATCGAGACCGAGGGCCCCAACGACAGCCTGGTGAGGGCGCGGGAGGGAGCCGTGGTGAGCGACATTTCTCTGCCGGGGCGCACCGGAACGCTGGTTTCTTTCGACGTGGGGGACTCGAATTGGCCGCTGAAGGCGTCCTTCGTGCTGTTCGTGCGCAACTTGGTGGAGCTGGCGCGCACTCACCGGGCCCGGGGCATCACTGGCCCGGCCCGCACGGGAGAGCCGTTGCGGGTACGCGTCCCCCCCGACGTACGCAACGTGAAGGTGGTCCACCCGGACGACAGTGAGTCGGAGGTCTTGGCGCGGGTCGGGCTTGCCGTGGTTCCCGAGGCCCGACGCGCTGGCTTCTACTTCGTCAGCTGGCAGGGAGCGCGCCCAGGCTCCGTTCTCGTGCCTGCGAATCTGGTGAGTGATCCAGAGAGCGACTTGCGCCATCGCGAGCTGGAGCGAGGATCTGCCAAAGTCACCGAAGCCAGCGCGGCGGAGGTGGCCGACGCGTTCACGGACTGGACCTGGCTGTTGGCGTTGCTAGCGCTGGGCTTCGTGGTGGCGGACGCCGTGTGGCTCACGCGACGCCCCTGGGTTCGGGCTCCGCAGACCAAGATCGTCCCCAAGCGACCCGAGCGCCGCGAGGTTGGCGCATGAGTCCGGCCCTCGCCGCCAAGATGCCTTGGGTCGTCGCGCTGCTGACGCTGATCGTCGTCGCGGCCTACCACGTCCACCTGGTGCGTCGCGGCATGGCGAAGCGGCCGGTGCTGTTGCTGGCCAGCTCCCTGGCAACACTGCTGGTGCTCTACGTCGCGGCCACTTGGGCCGGTATGGTACCGGAGCGCTACCTCAGGCTCGAGCGGCCGATTCTGGCAGTTCCCTGCGCTGCCGCGGTCGCCTACGTCGCGCTGCGGCTGCTTTCCCTTTCCCAACGCGTCGGCCGGGCGCGGCGACTGCTGACGGAGCTGCTGATCGTGACCTCCGCGCTGGCGGCCGCCCTGGCAGCGGTGGGCGTGGAGATCGGCAAACCCCTCGACCGACTCGCGGTGCTGGTCGCAATCGATCGCAGTCGGAGCATCGATCTGGTCCCTGACGCCGAGGCTCGCATCGCCGCAGAGCTCCAGGTGGCGGAGCTGACGATGCGCGAGGACGATCGCATCGGCACCATCGCCTTCGCTGCAGAAGCCGCGGTCGAGGACCCCCTGCGCCCCAAGACGCGCCTGCCGGCACCGCAGAAGGCGGAGCTCGGTCGGGACGGCACCGACGTAGGGGGTGCACTGCGTCGTGCCCTGGCGGATGTGCCGGCCGATGCGGCCGCCCGCATCGTCATTCTATCCGATGGCGTCGCGACTCGCGGCGACGCCCTGGAGGCCGCCGCCGCGGCAGTGGCCGCGGGCGTACCGGTGGACGTCGTGCCCCTCGATCAAGAGAAGCTGACGGACGTGCGTGTGGTGGCCGTGCGCATGCCCAGCCGTGCCAGTGAAGGCGAGACCCTCGAGCTGCGCATCGTCACCTCCTCCACCGTGGAGGCGCCCGTCGAGGTGAGGGTGTTCCGCGACGGGGAGTTGACCAAACGTGGGACTGCCAAGATCGCAGCGGGTGAGGACGTGCTTCGCATGCGCGAGGCCGCTCCAGGGCCGGGGCTCCATCGCTACGACGTGGAGATCAGCGCCCTGGACCCCAAGCACGATCAGGCCCCCGAAGACAACCGTGGGTCGACGTTTCTGCGCGTGCGCGGACAAGCCTCGGCGCTAATCCTGGAACGCGACCCGGCTCTGGCCGCAGCGATATCATCGGCGCTCGAGAATGCGGCATACCAGGTGACGACCAAGAGCGCCGCCGGAGCGCCCGAGGACATCGCCGGCTTCGCTGCCTTCGACGTGATCGTGCTGTCCGACATCCCCGCATCGGATCTTTCGCCCACGCAACTCGAAGCGCTTGCCACCTACGTCCGAGACCTGGGCGGTGGCTTGGTCTTGATGGGCGGCGACAAGTCCATGGGCCCCGGGGGCTACGGCAAGACGCCTATCGAGGACATCAGCCCGGTGTCCTTCGACATGAAGCAAGAGCGCCGCCGCGCTAGCCTGGCCGAGGTCATCGTCATCGACTACTCGGGTTCGATGGCGATGCGAGTCGGCAAGCAGACGAAACTCGAGCTCGCCAACGAAGCCGCGGTGCGCTCGGCGGAACTGCTGGGCGCATCGGATCGCCTCGGCGTGATGCATGTGGACACGGCGGTGACCTGGACGGTGCCTTTGGGACCGATGACCGACAAGGCCAAGGTGGCCAAGGCCATCCGCAGCGTTGGCCCGGGCGGCGGCGGCATCTACGTCGACCTCAGTCTTCGCTCGGGCTACGCCGAGCTCCAGAAGGAGAAGGTGAACCTCAAGCACCTCTTGCTCTTCTCCGACGGCTCGGACGCCGAGGAACGCAGCGATGCCTTCGCGCTCGTGTCCAGCGCCAAGTCCCGAGGCATCACTACTAGCGTCGTGGCCCTGGGTCGTGGCTCGGACGTGCCGGCGCTGGAGCGCATGAGTCAGCTGGGCGACGGACGCTTCTACCTCGTGGAGGACGCTTCGCGCCTGCCCGCAATCTTCGCCCAAGAGACCATCCTCGCCGCGCGTAGCTCCATCAACGAAACGCCCTTCCGCGCTTCCGTGCGCACTCCGGGCGCGGCGCTGCGGGGTGTCGACATGAGCCGCGCGCCGGAGCTACTCGGCTACGTGGTGACCATCCCCAAGGGACGGGCGCAAATCCACCTCACCGGGCCCGAAGGGGATCCCGTGTTGGCTACCTGGTCCGTCGGCATTGGTCGAGCAGCGGCCTTCACCAGCGACTTCAAGGACCGCTGGGGGGTGAAATGGACGACCTGGAGCGACGGCCCACGCCTGTTCGCGCAGCTGGCTCGCGACGTGACGCGCAGCGGCGACGATCCGCGTGTGCGCCTCGAAGCCGACGCGAGCGGTGGCGAACTGCACGTGCGCGCGACGGTGGTGGATGATGACGGCCGGGCGGAGTCCTTCCGCCGCCTCTCCGTGCGCATCGGTGGCCCCGATGGCTTCAAGCGCGACGTGCCCTTGGAAGCGACGGGCGCCGGCGCATACACGGCCACCATCCCCCTGTCGCGCCCCGGCGCCTACGTCGCGACTGCTCTGGACGACGTAAAAGGAAGCGCGCTAGCCACGACCGGGGCGGTCCTCACCGCGGGTGAGGAGTTGCGACCGACGGGGACGGATCGCGCCATGCTGAGCCGCATCGCGGAGGTGACCGGAGGAAAGACCCGGGACACCCTGACGGGGATTTTCAACGACCGCGACGCGCTGCGCTTCTCATACTTGCAGCTGACGTTCCCTCTGCTGCTCGCCGCAGCACTCGGTCTGCTCTTCGGCGTGGCCGCACGACGCTTGGCAGTCCCCGAAGTCTTCGCTCGTACCCGCGCTCGCATTCGAGCTCGGTCCGACGCACGCGCCGAACGACGGGCGCGGTCCCGGGCCCGTCAAACCGAGGCCGAAGCGCAGGCGATGTCCACGCTGGAGGCGCTACGCGACGTGAAGCAGCATGCACCACCCGCGGGACGTCCTCCCCCGGTGGCAGCGGCTCCGCCTTCGACGGTACGTAGCGATGCCCCCCCAGCCAGTGTCCCACATTTCGCGCGGCGACCCAGCAGCACCCGCAGCGAGGCGCGTCCCGCGGAAGCGCCGAGCGCTTCGGGAAAGACCGCCGCCGAGATTCTGCTCGCGCGCCGTCGTGGCCGCCACGGGAGCTAGAGTCGTGCCGAGCCGTCTTGGCAGGCTCAGAGCCCGATGGCGATTGAGACCAGCCGTCGAACCCCGCCCAAAGCGTTCCCGGAACGGGCGACGAATGCTATGGAGCTGGACGACGATGAAGGTCCTGGCACTGGCGGTGGTGACGAGCACCGTGATTGGCTGTCGACCAGCCCCTCAGCCGTGCATGTCCGCAACGTCGTGCGGAGACGGACACGAGTGCCTCGCGAATCGTTGCGTGCCGAGCGGCGGCGAGCCCGTCTCATCCAAGAGCGTGCGCACGGTGTTGGAGCCGACGCGTGTGGCAATCCTCAGCCGACGGACGCCCGCGGGTGCGCTGCCCACGGTGGTGACGTTTGGCAGCCACGCGCGGGGCGCGACGCGCATGATGCTCGAGTTCGCTCCGTCCTGGCGCGCCAAGAAGGTAGAAGCCGCGTTCCTGTTGCTAACCCCGGCCAACGGCGTGTTTCGGGGCAACGAGGACATCGACGTATCCGCGTGGCGCATCGACGAACCCTGGGACGACGACCAGCTGAGCTGGGTGCAGGCGCCCCGCCTCGTGCACCCCCACGGCGAGGGCATTGCGCGCGCCACCCCCCCCAGCGAACTGCGCATCGACGTCACGCACATCGTGCAGTACTTCGCGCACCACCCCGAGGCGTATCGCGCGATCTCACTCACGTCATCGGGTGGGAATACGGCAGGCGTGAGCTTCGCCACCGGCGTCGCGGACGGGCCTGGACCACGCTTGGAAATCTACTCACGCTGAGGGTGATGCCAGCGCGGATGGCATGCTAACGTCCGCGGCCGATGACCGAAGCGGTGCTGAGCGTCCAGGGGCTGACGACGGCCTTCGATACGGATCGCGGGCGCCTACGCGCAGTGGATGACGTGTCCTTCGACGTACCGAAGGGACAGACCCTGGCCGTGGTCGGAGAGAGCGGCTGCGGCAAGAGCGTAACCGCACTGAGCGTGCTGGGCCTATTGCCCACGCCGCCTGCGGTCATCGAGCAAGGCAAGATCCTCTACGGCGATCGAAACTTGCTCTCCCTGCGCGAAGCGGAGATGCGAAAGATCCGGGGCGGCAAGATCGCCATGATCTTCCAGGAGCCCATGACCTCGCTGAATCCAGTGTACACGGTCGGCTCGCAGATCATGGAGGCGGTGCGGCTGCACAAGAAGGTCTCGCGCAGTGCGGCTCGATCGCGCGCAATCGAGATGCTCAAGCTGGTTGGCATCCCCTCACCGGAGGAGCGCGTCGACGCCTATCCGCATCAGCTTTCCGGCGGCATGCGGCAGCGCGTGATGATCGCCATGGCACTGTCCTGCGATCCCGACGTACTGATCGCCGATGAGCCCACCACCGCCTTGGATGTGACGATTCAAGCTCAGATCCTCGATCTGCTCCGACGACTTCAGTCTGAGCTGTCGATGAGCATCCTATTCATCACCCACGATCTAGGAGTCGTCGCCGAGTTCTCCCACCAAGTCGTCGTCATGTACGCGGGGCGCGTAGTCGAACAGGGTAGCGTCGAGGCCGTGTTCGAGCGACCGGCCCATCCCTACACTCGGGGTTTGCTCGCCAGCGTGCCGCCCTTGGACGCTTCCCGCGACCCGGCGCGAGGGCGCCGGCTGCAGACGATCGAGGGCGTCGTGCCAGATCTGCTGGAACTTCCGGGCGGATGTCGCTTCGCGGCGCGCTGCGCCTTGCGTCAGAGCAAGCCCGAAGGCTACGAGGCCTGTGAGCGCGACGAACCGCAACTCACGAGTCTGGGTCCGAACCGCGCCAGCCGCTGTCACTTCTCCGAATCATGAGCGACGACGACCAACCCCAGCCCCCCTCCAACCCGAAGGGTGCCCTAGGCAGCGAGGTGTATTGGGACCCACCCGATGCCCCCAAGGAGTCGAGTGCACCCGATGGGAGCGTGGAGACGAAGGAGGCCGCAGAGGCCGAACCACGACGGCCCCTGCTTCAGGTGGAGCGGCTGAGCAAGCTCTTCCCCGTCAAGAAGGGTCTACTGGGACGAACGCGCTGGGTTCGCGCCGTGGACGGAGTGTCGCTCTACGTGCGCCACGGCGAAACTCTGGGGCTGGTCGGCGAGAGCGGTTGCGGCAAGAGCACTCTGGGGCGAACGCTGCTGAAGCTGCTCGAGCCCACCTACGGGCGCATCGTATTCGACGGCAAGGACATCACTCCGATGAGTTCTGGCCAGCTGCGGCCACTGCGACGACGGATGCAGATCATCTTTCAGGACCCGTATTCGTCGCTGAACCCGCGCATGACGGTCCAGAGCATCGTGGGCGAGGCGCTGCAGATCCACAAGCTCGTCAAGGATCGCTCGGAAGAAGAAGCGCGCGTCGAAGCCCTACTTCGCAGGGTGGGCCTGCGCCCCGAAGCCATGAAGCGCTACCCTCACGAGTTCAGCGGCGGGCAGCGCCAGCGCATCGGAATCGCGCGCGCGCTCGCCGTCGAACCCGAGTTCATCGTCTGTGACGAGCCAATCAGCGCCTTGGACGTTTCGATCCAAGCCCAGATCGTGAACCTGCTGCTCGATCTTCAGGACGAGTACAAGCTGTCGTTCCTGTTCATCTCCCACGACTTGAAGGTCGTGGAGTACATGAGCCATCGGGTGGCCGTGATGTACCTCGGCAAGCTGGTGGAAGTCGCACCAGCGGCCATGCTCTACGAGAAGCGACTGCACCCCTACACGCGTGCATTGCTCTCCGCCATTCCAGTGCCGGATCCGTCCAAACGCCGGTTGCGCGTGTTGCTCGAGGGGGATGTACCGAGCCCGATCGATCCCCCTCCCGGTTGCGCCTTTCATCCGCGCTGCCCTCGCGCTGAGAAAGGCAAGTGCGACACGGAAACGCCCCTGCTGCAGGAACTGGAAAAGGGCAGCCGCCACCGAGTGGCCTGCTTCCACCCTCACGTGTAGTACGGCTATTCCGGTGCCGCGTCGGCGCCCGGCTGCGGTGGCCGACCACGCTGGCAGGTCAGGATCGACAGTTCCAGGGAGAGGCCGTGGGGACGCCCGACCAGCAGCCGACCGCCGTGCACAGCGAGGGGCTCGGCGCTGCGCACCTCCGGCTCGGAACGCAGGCTATCGCTCGGCGCACCG encodes the following:
- a CDS encoding dipeptide ABC transporter ATP-binding protein; its protein translation is MSDDDQPQPPSNPKGALGSEVYWDPPDAPKESSAPDGSVETKEAAEAEPRRPLLQVERLSKLFPVKKGLLGRTRWVRAVDGVSLYVRHGETLGLVGESGCGKSTLGRTLLKLLEPTYGRIVFDGKDITPMSSGQLRPLRRRMQIIFQDPYSSLNPRMTVQSIVGEALQIHKLVKDRSEEEARVEALLRRVGLRPEAMKRYPHEFSGGQRQRIGIARALAVEPEFIVCDEPISALDVSIQAQIVNLLLDLQDEYKLSFLFISHDLKVVEYMSHRVAVMYLGKLVEVAPAAMLYEKRLHPYTRALLSAIPVPDPSKRRLRVLLEGDVPSPIDPPPGCAFHPRCPRAEKGKCDTETPLLQELEKGSRHRVACFHPHV
- a CDS encoding ABC transporter ATP-binding protein; its protein translation is MTEAVLSVQGLTTAFDTDRGRLRAVDDVSFDVPKGQTLAVVGESGCGKSVTALSVLGLLPTPPAVIEQGKILYGDRNLLSLREAEMRKIRGGKIAMIFQEPMTSLNPVYTVGSQIMEAVRLHKKVSRSAARSRAIEMLKLVGIPSPEERVDAYPHQLSGGMRQRVMIAMALSCDPDVLIADEPTTALDVTIQAQILDLLRRLQSELSMSILFITHDLGVVAEFSHQVVVMYAGRVVEQGSVEAVFERPAHPYTRGLLASVPPLDASRDPARGRRLQTIEGVVPDLLELPGGCRFAARCALRQSKPEGYEACERDEPQLTSLGPNRASRCHFSES
- a CDS encoding VWA domain-containing protein, which translates into the protein MSPALAAKMPWVVALLTLIVVAAYHVHLVRRGMAKRPVLLLASSLATLLVLYVAATWAGMVPERYLRLERPILAVPCAAAVAYVALRLLSLSQRVGRARRLLTELLIVTSALAAALAAVGVEIGKPLDRLAVLVAIDRSRSIDLVPDAEARIAAELQVAELTMREDDRIGTIAFAAEAAVEDPLRPKTRLPAPQKAELGRDGTDVGGALRRALADVPADAAARIVILSDGVATRGDALEAAAAAVAAGVPVDVVPLDQEKLTDVRVVAVRMPSRASEGETLELRIVTSSTVEAPVEVRVFRDGELTKRGTAKIAAGEDVLRMREAAPGPGLHRYDVEISALDPKHDQAPEDNRGSTFLRVRGQASALILERDPALAAAISSALENAAYQVTTKSAAGAPEDIAGFAAFDVIVLSDIPASDLSPTQLEALATYVRDLGGGLVLMGGDKSMGPGGYGKTPIEDISPVSFDMKQERRRASLAEVIVIDYSGSMAMRVGKQTKLELANEAAVRSAELLGASDRLGVMHVDTAVTWTVPLGPMTDKAKVAKAIRSVGPGGGGIYVDLSLRSGYAELQKEKVNLKHLLLFSDGSDAEERSDAFALVSSAKSRGITTSVVALGRGSDVPALERMSQLGDGRFYLVEDASRLPAIFAQETILAARSSINETPFRASVRTPGAALRGVDMSRAPELLGYVVTIPKGRAQIHLTGPEGDPVLATWSVGIGRAAAFTSDFKDRWGVKWTTWSDGPRLFAQLARDVTRSGDDPRVRLEADASGGELHVRATVVDDDGRAESFRRLSVRIGGPDGFKRDVPLEATGAGAYTATIPLSRPGAYVATALDDVKGSALATTGAVLTAGEELRPTGTDRAMLSRIAEVTGGKTRDTLTGIFNDRDALRFSYLQLTFPLLLAAALGLLFGVAARRLAVPEVFARTRARIRARSDARAERRARSRARQTEAEAQAMSTLEALRDVKQHAPPAGRPPPVAAAPPSTVRSDAPPASVPHFARRPSSTRSEARPAEAPSASGKTAAEILLARRRGRHGS
- a CDS encoding VWA domain-containing protein; translated protein: MPLELRSPWGLTLLGLLVPLVVLYILKVRRERKLVSSTWLWVAAQRDLMAKSPFKRLVPQVPLFLQALALILLALALARPATRGGAIVGDHVAIVLDVSASMGAAEQGKSRIELARAAAHDVVAALAPGADALIVEAGADARVASPLDRDKRRLGAAIDQIVARDVEGRLGRAIALATDRLRQLPGDKRVVVITDGALADPQALTNTTFPLDLLRIGEGKDNSAIVRIDVRDGRNPVTRKEEVQVFTSVAHYGASPREVFVTLRMKDVKEPLASRKLTLSPGQKAPVVLSFEPTVQDRDAGLIVELSPRDALPADDVAFGRVPAGRRLPVVLSPADGSPWMKRALLADPDVELSGVDLDKLPSAGVPADALVVVDGACPSALPGGDVVILNPKPGKCRTAVIGEPLKSPAITSWTQSDPRLRFLTLDGVAIESARKIETEGPNDSLVRAREGAVVSDISLPGRTGTLVSFDVGDSNWPLKASFVLFVRNLVELARTHRARGITGPARTGEPLRVRVPPDVRNVKVVHPDDSESEVLARVGLAVVPEARRAGFYFVSWQGARPGSVLVPANLVSDPESDLRHRELERGSAKVTEASAAEVADAFTDWTWLLALLALGFVVADAVWLTRRPWVRAPQTKIVPKRPERREVGA